The genomic stretch GAAAGCTAAGGCATGAAGCCTTTTGAAACTCACAATGAAGGTTTGGATGCAAAATAGCAAGCTGAACAAACCCTTGAAGAAAACTCTCATACTCTTGGAAGCTAAGCATCCATTGTTTTTGGGATAACATCTCATACCAATTGGCAGTAAAAAACATGTGTTCACATCAATGTATCTAACATGCGTCTTTTCTGTAATATAGCAACATAACTGAAGACGTGCATAGTGTACCTTTTCCACATATACTCCACACAATGTGAACAGTAAAAGACGCTGAATCAATATGTGTCAAGCAAGGTGACTGAGAAAGCTACAATTCATTTCGAGTTTCTGCCTTCAGGGCTACAAGACTGTCACTGCTCTTCTATTTAAGAATACTTTAAACATATACCGATGATCCAGGGGAAACCCCAGAGTACACACATATATTGTGTGCTTGTGACCGACATACTTGTGAAGTGCATATTATCATGTCATGTGCACCCCAACCCTAACCTCTCCCGCGCCCcaccctccaccgccgccgccgccggtagcgccgccggggcaaagtccctcgggcgtggcggcggcgggggcccttcctcgtcgatgTGTGGAGACCGGCGGCTGgatcccacctcctcgatgcatggcggagcaggtgcgcgtgggatgggcgacgacggcagcggccctcctcccgtcggctgtcccctggcggaccggccggcgcggttgggatgggcatcgctgcggtctccctcctctcgtcggcttcccgcagcactccggcaggggctggtggtgggcggcggccaggccctcggtctcGCCATGCCAACCAACCCGCCcctcgtcggtgcgtggaggcgatctcgggcatcttccacgacacgagggcgcccggggcagcagccttgggttcgacggaggaggtgacttcttcttcgccggagagggtcggcctgcggttggtggtggtggatttttgatctatcaccgccatctgacggtgagatggaggtgcatggaagccggcgatggtgtcgccggtggagggttgggttggccagcccgggatggtcgccgacgtgggggtccgacctgaataaaggcggcggtcctagggcctctcttgcgtgaagaggaggacctaccggaggcctggactcgtgatctggtcggagggttgagtttcggaaggctccgccggcgagtgtaacagtgctttgcctggagtttgctggatcggaggtattcggtcgtgcgcacccatgcgtttattccgagtcttccgaccgtttggttctggagggagcggcgcgaagctctttttctgtgttgacatcaagtggctatggatccatgatgaaagtcggaagaagagaatttcatgaaggacgGAGGGGagcactagctaagggaggttcaagtctccgcgctgttgaggggcttgcttggtgtccgggcttcacagcagcggtatgaaagtgggggcgacaacacaggtgaagcgcagagtcctaccatTCAGGgtgaaacccaaggtctggccttaactggttgggcctggcagtgaccttggtggaggcattgttttgagagtggggactatcttcaaggtgaaaacgtaagatctttgatcgagtgACGactgtgtttgagcactgttcccttcttggaggcgtcgttttttggagagtctgtaatttaggtgttgtcatggcggtggatgtattgctgttgttaggcccgagatactgtagcgggacttttgtttcttagtttacttttcctttttttggttgtgtgcatccgtagtgccattagggtggtgcgttgttgcagaggctgagtgtaattggtatctcttgatattaatatattccctttatcgaaaaaatgttagTGAAGCGACATTTGAGTAAAATAACACTTTCTGTGTTGACTAAAtagctaagactgctcatagtgggagtaacttaggtagtaacatcacacatttcaaggtgttttggtgacatggcatatcaataaatgaagaaagagagggaggtggtaactagctatgttaccataacatcacacaccccaagataaaatgagtctacaaactaataaataagactttgcatgataccatctctaagttattttccactatgaaggtagtaacatagactagtaaCTTAAGCATGACACTATCTTatattactccccactatgagcaggctAAGAGCTTCCACAACGCGATGCTTAATAGTCGGCGCCAGGATCAAAATCCAGTTCGATTGGCAGTTGTGACCTCCAATCCTGCCCCGCTTGGCGATTTTTTTTCTCACCCGGCGCTAATCTGTTTCCTTATCTCGCGGACTGAAATTCTGGAGCGTCTGGGCACCAGCAACCTTCAAAACAAGCGCCCGAGTATTGCAACCACCGATGCTTAGCTAAAAGAACTACTTTTTTTTGCGAGAAgtacaccgatctattaataatcatcaacggtAGTACAAATAGtctaaaaagtaaagaaaattacaaattggtactcggaccacctagcgacgactacagacactagcacgagccgaaggcgcaccgctgtcctcgcccctccatcgccggagtcaggcaaagcttgtcgtagtagagcttgttgtagtagacagacggaaagtcgtcgtgctaaagtcccaaaggaccagcgcaccagtgcagcaaccatcgccaatgatgacaaccgtagatcggatgagactgacatgaaaccacaccaacaaacacgaaaaccgaccggatcccaggagatccgacgggcacacaactccacacgccctccgtcagcgctagatgcaccaccggagcgaggatagggtggggatgaccttattctgacttcaggatgtagccgccgcctcaccatcccaaagaagagactgaaaagcaaactaaattaagaacggaaactccccgctggcgagggaccgtggtccaccacacctccaaggccccaggccaccggaggcggagcgggcCAGCGGTATCACCGGCGAGGAGggcggaaccctagatgggttttgtggcTTTTTCCGCCTCCTGTACTAAAAGAACTACTTGTGAGAATTGTTTTATTACTTAAGCGCCTGTATAAACGGTGTGCATTGTGGATGCTCTAAGGCCTAATATTTTAAGTGTGAATCAGTTTCAACTCACAACTATTAAAGAGTGCATGTTTTTAGGAGTTCACATTAATTGGGGATTTGAGCTTCCACTATGTCCTCTGAACCTGCAACATCCTCTTCCAACCACAACAACACAATTGAAATCGGGAGGGAACATACATATAGTGCAAGATGAAGTTTGAATGAATATGTCAACATGAACATATACATAGCACAAATAGACATCACCAAAATATAGGATGCTTCGTGACTAGCATCATATTCAATGTTCGTGCAGCAATGGAACCGGAACCAAAATATGAAATTCTTATGCCATTAGAAATGATCAAACTAGTCCTACTTAGTGTCTTACTTGCAACAACAATGTGCCTTGAAATGAGGAGGAAATAGTCTGATAAGTTAGGAAGCATGCAGACCTTAACATTGCTGGTAGGGAATTTGGTAGATAGGATACCTGAATTTAGTAGTATTGAATGTGAGAGATCATCACAGAGAACAAAATGGAAAGCCGAGAAAAAGATCTCTGAACTATGAAACTGAGTACGCGCACATGTTGAGAGCAACTGCTTGCAACAAAGTGCTATAAGCAGGAAATATAGAACATACATGCAAGAATGAAATACTTTTTGTGAAGGAACTCCTACGGTATGTAATTGTTTGTCTGCCAAAAATTTCCTTACTCTAAAGAAGAAAAGTAAAGGCTGCAAGTTCTGATCATAACAAGCAAGTGACATCCAACTAGCTGGTGGCAGTTCGACACTCTTCAGGGATGTCAACCCAGGAAAGCCTGAGGAAAATCGTATACCTAGCGAAAGCAAACAATCAAAGAAGAGAAATACACAAACACAACACGACAGGGATAAGCTACTAACAGAGGACACAGAAATTCACCTTATCCGTGAGAGGGATCCTTCCATAAGGAGAGGAAACTTCAAAGAACTCGAAATTTCCATAAAACTCCCATTCCGAGAGGGCAAACCAGGAAGGTAGGGGCTCCATATGAATTGGATGAGGGACTACGGGTGTGCGATCTCATTGAACTAGACACTGCGCAATGGGAAGAGCAGACGACACAACAGCCTGGCGGATCTGTGTGATATTCTGCCTATTCTTATCAAGCATGGTATAGAGGATACAGTTGTGTGGCAGTTCGATAAGAAGAGATTCTTCTCGGTTAAATCAGCTTACTGAACTCCCATCTTAGCAGAGATGCTAGTACCTCTCTGATCCAGGAGAACGCCTACCTTTGTGGAATGAGTTCTGGTAAATGCTCTCAACTCTAGCAGTCATGAACTGTCCGATACTGGTGTGCTTCTTCGCGAGATCAGAAGCAACTGCATTGCCTCGTTTGAAGCCTATTTTCAGTTGTGCTGGCGAGAGAGTCGTACACTTCGTATTTGATTTAGTTGCCAGCGAAACTAGTGAGCACTCTAGGTAATGGAATCACGATTTCCATGTAAAAAAAACTGAGCTGTCCCTACAGTTCTAGTTCCACAGAACAGGAAAAGCACTTTCATCCTGGACACATTTCTAGGCCAGTTGAGTTTCACAGAAAATAGGACACTGGAAAAGCAGTTAATCCTGGACACAAGTCTCTTTCTACGCCAGTACACAAGGCAAGACAAGAAGCTACAATATGCCAGACCAGTTGAGTTTTACAGAAATAGGACACTGAGGCAAGACAGGAAAGCTACAATATGCCAACCACAACAGCTGGATATCAGATTAGTACCAAAACTTCTGTACACATTAGTTACATCTTCAGCCAAGAAACACAAAACCATTTCAAGTCCTGATACAGTTGTTATGGGCTGTAATCAAGCCGTATAAATCTATCCCGCGGATGTTAAAGACTCTTCTTTACGAGGGCGATACACGGTAGACGTTTTGCATTCCTTGGGGTTCTCTCCAGAGCAATTAGAACTTCACATAGGGTGAGTAATGAAGTAGTTGAAGTCATGGTGTCGGACTCCAAGCTGCTTAAGCCAGGAGTCTGCTGCGCTGAAGAGGGAGACCATCCGCTTATGATCTCCTGTCCTGGGGTTGGTCCACAGTGACCCTTGTATCTTGTTTGCTGCGAGTCCAAATGGGGAAAGCGATACTGTGTTGGCTTTCTTGTCCAGATGGTCATTTTGCTTCCCACTGGCAGCTGAACCATATGTCATGGTCTCCAGCACGTGATCTGTGGATGAATCACAGAATACAGATTACCACGGTGCAGAAACAGCAATGTTGTAATCGATAAAAATGCTGCTAGTTGCTAATAGGGCGTTATCATGGCAGATGTTATTGAAGACTACAATACCTAGTATGCTTCTTAATATGCAGATGAATGTCAAGCTCAAAGAGCTGGCTTGGTTTAGACTCTCTACTACTATTATATTTTTGCTGGGAAGTGGACGGCTGGAGTGTACAAGTGCTATTGCACACATTGCAATCCAAGCAAGTTTGCAGCTGCACCACTGTTGAATAAGTAACCATTCCTTCATGGTAAAGCGTAGAAATTTCTACCCTTAAAGAAACAACTACGTATCTAAGAATGACTAATCAAGCAAGGTATACGACAACCAACAAGGTAGTCACTTTCTTCGCTTAACTGGGGAAGAAGCTGCAACCACCTCTTCCTCCTTTCACAAATCCCTATAATACACTTGAAAGATAAGGCATGGAGCCTTTTGAAATGGACGATGAAGGTTTGGACGCAAAATAGCAAGCTCAACAAACCCTTGAAGAAAACTCTCATACTCTTGGAAGCTAAGCATCAATTGATTCTGGGAAAACATCTTATACAAATTGGCAGTAAAAAAATTGTTGACATCAATGTATCTAACAAGCATCTTTTCTGTAGTATAGCAACATAACTGAAGACGTTATGCAGTGTGCCTTTTCCATATATACTCCACATAATGTGAAAACTAAGAAACACTTAATCAATCTGTCTAAGGCAAGGTGACTGAGAAAGCTACAGTTCATTTCGAGATACTTCCATCAAGGGCTACCAGACTATCACTCCTCTTCTATTTAAGAATAGTTTAAACATACACCGATGATCCAGGGAAAACTTTTCCCAGAGTACGCACACATATTGTGTGCTTGTGACCGACATACTTCTGCAGTGCATATTATCACGCCATGTGACTGAAGCAACGTTTGAGTAAATTAGCAGTTTCTGCATTGACTAAATAGCTAAGGCCTAATATTTTAAGTGTGAACCAGTTCCAACTCACAACTTAGAACAGAAGCAGTGAAAGAGTGCATGTTTTCAGGTGGAGCTGTCATTATGTCCCCTGACCTCGTGACATCCACTTCCAAGCACAACAACTCAACCGAAATCAGGAGAGACCATACATATAGCACAAGACGAAATTTGAATCAATATGTCTACAGGAACAACTAAAAACACAAACAGACATCACTCAAATGTCGGATGACTAGTGACTAGCAATCCTAGTCAATGTTCATGCAGCGACAGCACAGAGTATTATGGAAATTATGAAATTCTCCCGCCATTAGAGATGATCAAATCGGTCCTAATTAATGGCTTACATGCATGCAACAGTAACGTACCTTGAAATGCCGAAGAAATGGTGTGGTAAGTTAGGAAGCATGCAGACAAATCCTTGACATTCCGTTGGTAGGGAATGTGGTAGATAGGATACCTAAATATAGTAAGTGATAATGGTGAGAAGAATCATCACTGAAACAAAATGTGCAAATGAGAGCATTTCTGAACATACAAACAACACGTGCTACTTGGACAGAAAGGATAAAATGACCACAAATTAAAATGAGCATAAACACTTCAGGTGGCTATATAAAACTGATTAGAAGCAAAGTTGATCACCACAGCTTGCAATCTAGCATTATAAGCAAGTAATAAGATAAAACAGCCATGCAAGAATGATATCCCCGATGAACTCCTACACTATGTAACTGTTCGTCTGCCGAAAATTCCCTTGTTGTAAAGAAGAAAAGTAAAGGCTGCAAGTTTTGATCATACCAGGCAACCGACATCCAGCTGGCAGGCGACAGGTCGACGCTCCTGAGCGATGTCAACCCAGGAAAACCTTGGGATAGTTCATATACCTAGCGAAAGCAAAACAATCTTAGAACCCATAGAGATGCACAACCCACGACCAGGATAAGCTGCAAGCAGAGAGGACATAGAAAGGCACCTTGTCCATGAGCGGGATCCTCCCATAAGGAGAGCAAACCTCAAAAAACTCGAAGTAGAGGTGGCCAGGCCGCCTCCTGTTGCCGGCGGCCACGTCGCAGTTAAACGAGTCGTCAGACGTGGAGCTCCAGGACCTGGACATCTTCTCAGtgtcctcgtcgtcgctccaGAAGTCGGCGCCGTAATCCTCCGCAAAGCCCCTacaggcaacaacaacaaaaggAAAACTGGCCTGGTTCAGTTCACATCCAGAAATTAACATGATATCAAAATGTCAGCTCACAAGTATGGAACAGACCTGGACGGAGTGAGGACTTTGTTGGTGTAGAGCTGTATGCCGGACAGGTAGGGCACGTAGTACTGGATGACCTTGTCGCCCCCGTGGAGCTGCACGGTGGCCCCGGCCCCGTACGCGCTCCACTCGTAGTACTGGTCCCAGAGGTCGGCGAGGTTGAAGTACtcggcggcgtcggcgtcggcggcgtggTGGTGCCAGGCGTCGGTCGTCGTCGGCCGGCCGTTCGCCGCCTGGATGGAAAGGAGGGGCAAGTGTCGATGTCAGATGGAGACGTGATGACAAGCATGCGTCGCCTACCTAGCTGCTGCTTCCATGAAACTGGAGGGCATCCATTAATTGAAACAGGTACAGTTGAGGGGATTGACATGGCAGAGGGGGGAATTTATGTCCGCAACCGTCACCAGCGCAGATGCATACTCGTCCTAATTAGGCAGGggggagaagagaagaagaaaaaaagtgtAGAATTTCATAATTGGGCATGTCCCGTCTGTGGCTGAACTGAAGGACCGAGCGGTAATTCAGTTGTGCAAGTTATCGGGCAGAGCAGAGAGACGCAAGTAATCGATACAAGCAAATGAACAAACGAGTAATGACTAGTTGTAAAACTCCCCGGACGCCATGGATCGGGGGAGATATCACGTGGGAGGCCGCATGGTTGGCGGGAGGTGTGGAGAGGGGGCGTCACCTTGGGAAGAATGTGCGTTTCGACGGAGGGGGTGGTACAGTCGAGGAAGCGCTGCAGGTTGGACGGCGCCCGGCCGTCCTCCACCCTGTGCCCGCCCATGGCTCCTCCTGCGCCGCCGCTgatctcgtcctcctcctcgggcTCTACGGAGCTCCCGAAAACGGCCGCTGGCGGCAGCAATCCGAATCAGTCCGGGCGAAGAAGCCGAGCAGGCAAGGGACAAAGAAGATTAATCCGAACGAATCTTGGCGGCGCCGCGCAGGAAGTTTAGGAGTGGTGCTGGGATTGGAGATTGTGGGCTGTGGGGaggactagagggaggggaagatTGTGGCTTTATTCGCcgggggcgaggaggaggaggaggagggggagcagCCGCGGGGCGGGGTACGAAACCGGCTACGGTTTGCTTTGCTCTCGCAGTCTCCCCCTCTTGGGCTTTGTCGCGCTCCGAGGCAAACGCTTTCCTCCCTCGCTCGCGGTCTCATCTCATTCCCACGTCAACCCCCCGAGCCGGGGTAGGGTAGGGGGCGGCGGGCCGCGGGCGAGCCCAGTCTGCTTGTGGTAGCCTCCCCGGACCCATCACATTCTCCAAATTCCGTTCACGTATATCACCGGAAAACCGTGCCGTGAAACGCGCCGTGAAAATCACAGATTCTCGATAGGAAATTGCGAATACGACGTCTTCGTCATCTTCTACTCTTCTTCTTGAACCGGCCGTTGGGATCCGGTAACCCGCCAGCCCGCACAACCTGACCGGCATTTTTTCAGTTAAATACTGCTATCCAGCTTTGACCCTCGTCACGGCTCCGGACCCACACGCCGCACGCCACGAATACTTCAACCCGATGTACAAAAACCTAACGGCGGAGGAAAAGGCAAGGCGTGAAGCCACGCCCATTCGCGATACTCGACGCAACATAAACTCAGCTCGTTTCGTGAGCCCTGCCTGTACCCGTGGGGATGAAAAGTTGCTTGCCTTTTTTTGCAGCTTGCAAGTAATGGATTTTCTCTTCTTTCTTATCTGGTTCGATCGTCGATTTTGCGATAAATAATACAGTACTTTTTTTTCGATTCACCTGTTGGGATGTAGTACTAGATAGGGTTGCAACGCGGATATCACACCAATCCGCATGTACCTACGTATATCAAAGTTTCAATACGCGACAAAATTACGCTATATTCAATTTTGCGGCGCACCTATACGTGGGCTCCTGCTTTGTAGTCCTACATGCGAAGGACTAAAAAAATATCTATGGCCgcaagctggagggaaaggcgACACGTACGTAAAGCCACGCCAAACACACGACGGGAGCGAATGCGATAATACTCACCTCATCTTTAGGAGCCCGTGGAAATGGAAAGTTGCTTGGCCTTTTTTTGCTACTAATTGCGATGGATTTGCTCTTTCTTATCATCTGTCTGCTTGTCCATTTAGTGTACTCTTTTTAGCTGGGATCGATTTTGCCATGTATTGCTTTTCGATATTCAGTTGGATTGTGCACATGCCCAAACAAGCTCATGGACAGAGGAACAAAGATATGCATCGTGTTTCTTTGCTCTTGTATATGCCCTTTGGCAGAGAGGGTTGGATGTTGCTGTAGCTTCTTCCCCTTTTTCTTAAATAGGGTTGTGATGCGGAAATCCTGTAAATTTGTATGTATGTATATCAAGAATTAAAGATTTTTAGAGCATCTATACAAGGGTTTACATGGGCTCCTGCTTGCATCTCTAAATGTAGAATGAGAAGtcctttttcgataaagaaaaaaATATCTGTGAAGGCAAGCCGGGGAAAGGCGATGCGTATGTAAAGCCACGCCAAATTCTCTACGGGTAGACGCGATAATGCTCGGCTCATTTTCGTGAGCCCATGGAAATGAAAAAGTTGCATGGCTTTTCCGGTACCAGTTGCGATGGATTCGATCTATTTCGTGTACTCCTTTTACCTGGGGATGTGTACACCTTTCCTACGTATTATTTCTCGATATTCAGTTAAGCTTTTGGTTGGAATGTGTGCATGCCTCCCGTACATAAACGAAGATAAGCATTCTGTTGCTTTGCCCTTTGGCAGGGATGGGATGTTGGTAGCGTCCTGCCTTTTCTTCTCCACGCCATATTTGCTGCTTTTCAAAATCTGTTAAAAAAGGAAACAAATTGATGGGTTGGATAGGGCAGATATATATCGTCATAATGATAAGATATGATGTGGAAAAGTTTCATCTTGCATATGGTAGACACGGATGGAATATATTGGATAGGGTAGAGATGGTTCTTAAATAAATTAGTGGGATTGTTGTTGGTCTTTGGTCAAAATAAATACAGAATACAGCTCGTAAAAAAATGCATACCACATGTCATTTTGCTTGCCCTAAAAAAACATGTCATTTTGCTAAGCAGGTACTGTATATTCCTTCTGAATAGCAACAAGCATATCCCCGTAGCCCTCAGACCCATCATGTTTTGTGAGGTTCAAAATCCAAGTTTCGTTCATATATCAACCAAATTACCAAAATACACTAGAAAACAATGTAAGACTTGACCAGGATCAGTTATATATTGCTTTCCAGCTTtgaccggaaattcaattcggctcccgggtgcatatgctccctctatcaaaaagttatatttcgaaatgtcgaaaaattttgacaaaaaattctacatatacatctccacaatatacgtacgttcgtcaagtttcgcgaggaaccaatatgttttgtggtctgtgt from Lolium rigidum isolate FL_2022 chromosome 4, APGP_CSIRO_Lrig_0.1, whole genome shotgun sequence encodes the following:
- the LOC124705721 gene encoding uncharacterized protein LOC124705721, with product MGGHRVEDGRAPSNLQRFLDCTTPSVETHILPKAANGRPTTTDAWHHHAADADAAEYFNLADLWDQYYEWSAYGAGATVQLHGGDKVIQYYVPYLSGIQLYTNKVLTPSRGFAEDYGADFWSDDEDTEKMSRSWSSTSDDSFNCDVAAGNRRRPGHLYFEFFEVCSPYGRIPLMDKVYELSQGFPGLTSLRSVDLSPASWMSVAWYPIYHIPYQRNVKDLSACFLTYHTISSAFQDHVLETMTYGSAASGKQNDHLDKKANTVSLSPFGLAANKIQGSLWTNPRTGDHKRMVSLFSAADSWLKQLGVRHHDFNYFITHPM